The Fretibacterium sp. OH1220_COT-178 genomic sequence CGAAAAAAAGGCGGTCGGCCTCGTCCCGGAGATTCAGCAGCTCTGCGTCGAGATCTCCCGGAAACTTTTCGCCTGATCGGCCCCCTCGTTTCAAACAAAAACCGACGCCCGCCGCCCCAGTCCGCACTATCGGACCGGGGCCGCATTTTAGCCGTTCTTCCCCCTCGGAACGGTCCCCGCAGAAACGGCTTTTTGCAGAAGAGAGGTATGCGTGCTAAAATTTTGGAGATGAGAGTCGACCGAACCCCAACCTCTTTCCGAGCCATTCGCCAACGCCGAACAACGAACCAGTACGGAGATCGTCGCCCAAGCCCGCTCTCATCGCTTCAGTGAGCACACAAAGGAACCGCCCCAGATCGAAAGTTCGAGAAACAGGCGGGCGAGCGAAGAAAAGGACGAGGTATGCGAGCGACCTGAAATTGGAACAACAATCGAGACAGAGGTGATCGCATCATGGTATCGGGCTCTATGCTTCTTGTCATTCTTGTCGTATCGATCGTCATCATGGTCTTCATGATCTCCAAGTTTCGGATTCATCCGTTCGTATCGCTCTTCACCGTAGCGCTGCTCATGGGTCTGGCCTCCGGCATGCCCCTTCTGGAGGTGACCAACACCATATCCACCGGTTTTGGAAACACGTGCCGCTCCATCGGCATCGTCATTCTGTTCGGCACGATCATCGGGGCGATGCTGGAGGGGAGCGGGGCCGCGATCACGATGGCGGACACCGTCCTGAAACGCGTGGGAGAAAAACGCCCCGCCCTGGCCATGAGCATCATCGGGTGGATCGTCTCCATCCCGGTCTTCTGCGACTCGGGCTTCGTCATCCTCTCCTCCCTCAACCGCTCCCTGGCCAAGCGCAGTGGAACCAGGATGGCGACCATGGCCATCGCGCTCTCCACAGGGCTTTACGCCACGCACACCCTGGTTCCTCCGACCCCCGGCCCCATCGCCGCCGCAGGAAATCTGGGAGCGGATCTCGGGCTCGTCATCCTCTGGGGCGCCGCCGTATCGATCCCCGCCATGTTGGCCGGCTATCTCTACGCCGTCACCGTGGGGAGCCGTATCGAGGTGAGGGCGTCGGACGACGACGACTGGGAAGCGCTGCTCCACCGTCACCTCAAACTTCCCTCCCCCACACAGGCGTTCGCCCCCATCGTCGTCCCGCTGCTCCTGATCGCCCTGAGTTCGGCAGTGAACTATCCCACCATCCTCGCCCTGGTCGGCAAGGGCTCGGCGCTTCACTCGGCGGCCTCCTTCATAGGCAGCCCCATGATCGCCCTCTTCGTCGGTCTGCTTCTCTGCATCCCGCTCGTCCCCTCCCACAGAGACAGAGGAGACGAGGACTGGAGCAACTGGCTCACCAAGGGCGTCAAGGACGGAGCCTCGATCATCATGATCACGGCCGCAGGGGGCAGCCTGGGAGCCATCATCGCCGCGACGAAGGTCGGTGCGTACATCGGCGAGCAGCTGGCGCAGTTCCGGCTCGGGGTCTTCCTTCCCTTCATCATCTCCGCAGCCCTGAAGACCGCTCAGGGCTCCTCCACCGTAGCGCTCATCACGACCTCCGGCATCGTCGCGCCGCTTCTTTCCTCTCTTGGCCTGGGAGCGCCCATGGGCGCGGTGCTCGCGACCCTTTCCATCGGATGCGGCGCCATGGTGGTCTCGCACGCAAACGACTCCTACTTCTGGGTCGTGACTCAGTTCTCGGATATGGAGGTCGGCGACGCCTACAAGGCCCAGACCGTCGCCACGTTCATCGAGGGGGTCGTAGGGGTGATCGGTGTTTGGATCGTCTCGCTGTTCCTGCTCTGACCGCAGACACGGACCTGCGAACGGAGGCCCTCCGGCGAAACGGGCACGAAAATCATCGTCGGGAATGGAATGAGGATTGGAAGCACAAGACAAAAGGGACGGGCCCGAAGGCTCGTCCCTTGTTTGCCGCTTGCCGTGTGGTACGAATACCGCTCTTTTCCGCCGATCCGATCAGCGCTTGGAGAACTGCCTCTTGCCCCGGGCGCCCTTCTGACCGAACTTCTTGCGCTCGACCATGCGGGGGTCCCGAGTCAGAAGCCCCTCCTTCTTCAAAGCGGGGCGCAGATCGGGGTTCATCCGAATAAGCGCGCGGGCGATCCCCATCTTGATTGCGCCCGCCTGTCCCGTCAACCCGCCTCCCGAGGCATTGACGAAGACGTCGACCTTCCCCTCCAGGTTCGCCACCTTCAGGGACTGCAAAACCTGCGCCTGCCAAACCAGGCGCGGGAAGTACTCCTCGACCGTCCGGTCGTTGATCTTGAGCTCTCCGTTGCCCGGGCAAAGCCTCACGCGGGCCAGGGCGTTCTTGCGGCGGCCCGTTCCCCAGCAATAGCTATTTTCCTGCATCTGCCTGTCCTCCTGCCTCGAAACTTATATGTCAAGCGCTTCCGGCGCCTGAGCGACGTGGGGATGGTTGGGGCCCGTGTACACCTTGAGCTTGCTCGCATACTTCAGACGGGTCTTGGGAAGCATACCCTTCACGACGTGCTCGAACAGAAACTCCGGACGCTTCTCGAGCATCCTCTCCCAAGGGATGGAACGGTACCCGCCGGGATGGCCCGTATGGTAATGATAGTGGGACTGAGCGCCCTTGCGGCCCGTCAGCCTGACCTTGTCCGCGTTCACGACGATGACGTAATCCCCCGTATCCACGTGGGGCGTGAAGGTCGGCTTATGCTTGCCCGTCAGAACCCGCGCGATACGCGCCGCCAGACGACCGATGGGCCTGTCCGTCGCATCGACGATGAACCACTTTCTCTCCACCTGGCCGGGCTTGGCCAGATAGGAACTGCTGCCTGCCATCTTGTTTCCTCCTCAAACTCGAACCGGCCCCGCCTTCCAGGACGGCGTCCGTCGTTTTTTCATCTATATTTACAGCAGAACAACGCCTTTCTATCGTCAGGCCGACAAAACAAAGCCCTTTATCCACCTCGGATTTGTGGCAGGGGGCCATCCGGGAAGATCCGGCCTTCCAGCCGGCCGCTCGATTCAAGCGTTGCGCCTTACAGACCTTTATTGTATACGAACCAGACGATCGTTCGCAAGTACCCCGGGCAACCTTCCGCGTTTCGCCACGGACCGGCCGTCGATCTCCTTCAGATCCATCGTCATGTCCATGGGAACCGCATGGGCGATGTAGCTCCCGACCCCGAACACATCCGCGCCGACCTCCGCGAGGTCGGCGATGCGCTTCGGGTTGAGTCCCCCGGAGACCACGATCTTCACACGGCCGAATCCCGCCTGATCCAGACGAAAACGCACTTCGCGCACCAGATCCAGGGTAACGCCGCCCCGCTCTCCGGGCGTGTCCAGACGTATGGCATCCAATCTGTCGCCCAACGCCTCGGCAAGCCTCAGGGACTCCTCGCACTCGTCCTTGAAGGTGTCCACCAGGAAAACCCGCCCCAGTCCGGCCGGAAGGGCCGCATCGTAAGCGCGGGCCAGCTGCAGGGTATCCCCCACGATCAGAACCGCCGCATGGGGTACGGTCCCCGAGGGCTCGAGGCCGCAGAGCTTCGCGCCCAGAACCGAGCTCGCCCCCGCACAGCCCCCGACCTGAACCGCGACCGCATCCATGACGGAGGCCACGGCGGGATGAACGTGACGCGCGCCAAAGGAGAGCACGGGCTTGCCTCCCGCCGCGTCGACGCACTCGCGCGCCGCCGTCGCCCAGGCCGTGGAGCTCGAGAGAAAACCCAGAAGGGTCGTCTCGTAGACGCCAAACGCTCCATAGGGACCTCGAATGCGGACCAACGTCTCCTTCGGGGCAAAACGCTCCCCCTCCGGCAGCGCCTCGACCTCCACCGGAAGCCCCTTCAGGAGCTCCATCAGCTCGGCGAGCCCCGCAAACAAACCGGAGGAACGCGTAA encodes the following:
- the rpsI gene encoding 30S ribosomal protein S9, which codes for MQENSYCWGTGRRKNALARVRLCPGNGELKINDRTVEEYFPRLVWQAQVLQSLKVANLEGKVDVFVNASGGGLTGQAGAIKMGIARALIRMNPDLRPALKKEGLLTRDPRMVERKKFGQKGARGKRQFSKR
- the rplM gene encoding 50S ribosomal protein L13 gives rise to the protein MAGSSSYLAKPGQVERKWFIVDATDRPIGRLAARIARVLTGKHKPTFTPHVDTGDYVIVVNADKVRLTGRKGAQSHYHYHTGHPGGYRSIPWERMLEKRPEFLFEHVVKGMLPKTRLKYASKLKVYTGPNHPHVAQAPEALDI
- a CDS encoding GntP family permease; protein product: MLLVILVVSIVIMVFMISKFRIHPFVSLFTVALLMGLASGMPLLEVTNTISTGFGNTCRSIGIVILFGTIIGAMLEGSGAAITMADTVLKRVGEKRPALAMSIIGWIVSIPVFCDSGFVILSSLNRSLAKRSGTRMATMAIALSTGLYATHTLVPPTPGPIAAAGNLGADLGLVILWGAAVSIPAMLAGYLYAVTVGSRIEVRASDDDDWEALLHRHLKLPSPTQAFAPIVVPLLLIALSSAVNYPTILALVGKGSALHSAASFIGSPMIALFVGLLLCIPLVPSHRDRGDEDWSNWLTKGVKDGASIIMITAAGGSLGAIIAATKVGAYIGEQLAQFRLGVFLPFIISAALKTAQGSSTVALITTSGIVAPLLSSLGLGAPMGAVLATLSIGCGAMVVSHANDSYFWVVTQFSDMEVGDAYKAQTVATFIEGVVGVIGVWIVSLFLL
- a CDS encoding nicotinate phosphoribosyltransferase encodes the protein MLNSLRDVTDFKTEKRRLLSATHEEIRSGATTDVYFVNTRDVLASTGRLDVPVTAEIFTRSSGLFAGLAELMELLKGLPVEVEALPEGERFAPKETLVRIRGPYGAFGVYETTLLGFLSSSTAWATAARECVDAAGGKPVLSFGARHVHPAVASVMDAVAVQVGGCAGASSVLGAKLCGLEPSGTVPHAAVLIVGDTLQLARAYDAALPAGLGRVFLVDTFKDECEESLRLAEALGDRLDAIRLDTPGERGGVTLDLVREVRFRLDQAGFGRVKIVVSGGLNPKRIADLAEVGADVFGVGSYIAHAVPMDMTMDLKEIDGRSVAKRGRLPGVLANDRLVRIQ